The Vidua chalybeata isolate OUT-0048 chromosome 22, bVidCha1 merged haplotype, whole genome shotgun sequence genome contains the following window.
GACTCCTCTGCGAGGACACGGCATTGGGGAGCCACCGCGGGGACGCTGGGACCTCCGCAGCCCCACAGTGGGGACACCAAGCATGGGGTGGCTTTATGTATAGCCCATGTAGCCCCTATACACCCCCAGTACATCCCTTGTACCTCTCATACAGTGCCAGGGTGCCCCAGGTACCCCCAGGACATCCCATGTACTCTCTGTACCCCCAATACCCTCTATGTACACCCGggatatatatacacacacccCCTACAGACCCCCAGGATGCCCCATATACCCCTATACACCCCAGAACGAACCATATACCCCCTTACAGACCCCCAGGATGCCCCATATGGGCCCCATACACCCCCAGCACATACTATATATACCACCTATACAGCCTAAGGACGCCCTAAGTACCCCCTGCATACCCCCAGTACACCCCATATACCCCACGCTCCCCATCTGCCCCTATGCAGCCCCAGGTGGCCTCTAGTGGCCCCACACACCCCGAATACATCCCACATACCCCCACAGCACACCCCACTcgcccctcagagccccccgTGATGGGCCAGCCCCACCCACCCTGCATGTAGACGACCAGCAGGGTGTAGCAGATGGTCAGCGGGGTCCAGAAGCGCACGGCCTCGCCCGTGGAGAGGAAGTCGCGGTTGATGAGCTCCACGGCGGCCAGGTCGGCCACGGCGAAGGTGAGGGCCAGGGCGTTGCGCAGCAGGCGCGGGATGCCGTGCCCCgaggccagcagcaggatgcaGACGCCGCAGTAGCGCTGCCGGCTGTGCAGCTCGTACAGGGCGCAGACGTGCCGGGCCAGGCGCCGGGCGTGCAGCGCCAGCAgccccgccagccccgccgCCAGCGCCAGGTTCCAGCTGCGGTGCGGAGCCCCCTCCAGCAGGAAGCTGAGGCCGCAGGACACCCCGCAGCCCAGCGAGTACTGGCACAGCAGGTagagctggctgctgtgggcGCCCTGCAAAGCAGCGGGGGGGTCATGGAATCGTGGAATCggtgaggctggaaaagacctccgaGATCAATGAGCCCAACCGTTCCCCCAGCATTGCCGTGTTCACCTCTactcatgtccccaagtgcctcATCCAAACACTTGTTGAACCCTTCCTGGGACGAtgactccagcactgccctaggtagcctgtgccagtgcctgagcacccttCCCATGAAGGATTTTTCCCAATagccaatctaaacctcccctggctcagcctgaggccgttccctctcctcctgtccctgttccctgggagcagagcctgacccccctggctgtcccctcatgtcagggagctgtgcagagccagaagttCCCCCcgagcctctttttctccaggctgagcccctttcccagctccctcaggcactcctggtgctccagccccttcccagctctgtttccacctctggacatgctccagcccctcaatgtcttccCACGGAGGTCCCAGAACTGGAGGTGTCccggcagtgccagcacaggggacaagCACTGCCCTGAGACTGTGCCCACACTGGGACCAGCCAGGGGCCATCAgcctcttgcccacctggggacacctggctGAGATGCAGAGGGACACATGGCCCcctccacccacagcccctccaTCTCCTGTGGGTGCTGAACAAATCCCCagtttcccagctccatccacACCATATCCcaccgtgcctcagtttcccccatGCCATCTCACCTTGCCAAGGGAGAGGATGGTGGAGACGGCGCGCAGGGAGAACTCCAGCACCACCAGCGCGGCCACGCGGGAGCCCACCAGGGCCAGGACAGCGGTCAGCACCAGCACGTGCAGCGGCTCCAGCAGCGGCCGCCGCGCCGCGATCGCCTCCTTCTCCGCCTGCCTCTCGGGGttgctggggacagcaggggggGAATGCTGAGCCAAGGGGATGTCACCCAAAATGGAGTGACAAGCCTTAGTGACATCCCCCTCTGTGCTTTGCACAgagtgcagcccctgccctgcacccctCGGTGCCAAGAGCCACGGCCCAACAGCAGATCCCAAAATCagacccccaaaaccaaccTGCCCCCAGGGGACAAAGGGCTAGCGCTTACTTCACACACTGGATGTAGAGATAAACCttcaggaggctgcagagcaccGAGACAGCGCAGGCACCCACCAGCCCTGCggggaaaggcagcagtgggTCACTGGtgtcccctgggctgtccccaggccaccCTCGGGGATCTCACCTTGCAGGAGTGcatccagcagtgcccagccccaCGCCAGCCCGGGAAACGCCGGGAGCCAGGACCCCAGGGAAAACATTTTCGATGGAGAGGAGCCACAGTGTAGCCAGGCCC
Protein-coding sequences here:
- the TMEM82 gene encoding transmembrane protein 82, whose protein sequence is MFSLGSWLPAFPGLAWGWALLDALLQGLVGACAVSVLCSLLKVYLYIQCVNNPERQAEKEAIAARRPLLEPLHVLVLTAVLALVGSRVAALVVLEFSLRAVSTILSLGKGAHSSQLYLLCQYSLGCGVSCGLSFLLEGAPHRSWNLALAAGLAGLLALHARRLARHVCALYELHSRQRYCGVCILLLASGHGIPRLLRNALALTFAVADLAAVELINRDFLSTGEAVRFWTPLTICYTLLVVYMQEESRQSTGRGPAFRTVVVRMGGLFILLLTVGRWTDILHIFVSLLGELWCLLRSGVLLESCWRQDFAQQPRVDSLSGSRSEETPR